One window of the Benincasa hispida cultivar B227 chromosome 3, ASM972705v1, whole genome shotgun sequence genome contains the following:
- the LOC120074390 gene encoding UDP-glycosyltransferase 76B1-like isoform X2 produces MNEKELLISIIRQNVKDSTFRCRPQNHRRPIPHHGRTIIIFSEGHNHLISATLLSSCPLLLPYRYLSYSREHHVAPYFPHSILYQLASDDVLISVGFCFSEGIYAVADDLQIFRIVLRTSSAANYIGLSILDENDCHPSQERQMEEPVAGFPFLRIKDMPLFSTQNHTRKVLTCIYNGTKTASAIIWNSLWCLEHALFKKIEDETLVPVFPIGPLQKHYSNFSTNVLSEEQSCIAWLDKQAPSSVVYVSTGSVITMSKDELLEMAWGLANSDQPFLWVVRACLVNGSDGVEQLPREFHEATRSRCRIASWLPQQKVLAHKSIGCFLTHNGWNSTIESIAEGIPMLCWPRVGDQRVNARFVSHVWRVGLQLEDRLLRDEIDRAIRTLFMDEEGIKIQKQAKELKKNVEISLRQGGASSDFLARLVKYIRLQETMIRLSNA; encoded by the exons ATGAACGAGAAAGAGCTTCTTATCTCTATCATTAGACAAAATGTGAAAGATTCGACCTTCCGTTGTCGCCCACAAAACCATAGACGACCGATTCCCCACCATGGCCGCACCATCATCATCTTCTCGGAGGGCCACAACCACCTCATCTCGGCCACTCTTTTGTCGTCctgtcctcttcttcttccctatcGTTATCTTTCTTATTCACGTGAACACCACGTGGCTCCCTACTTTCCGCATTCAATTCTCTACCAGTTGGCTTCAGATGATGTTCTG ATTTCAGTGGGGTTTTGCTTTTCGGAGGGAATATATG CAGTTGCTGATGATCTGCAGATTTTTAGAATTGTTTTGCGGACAAGTAGTGCTGCAAACTACATCGGGCTATCAATTCTTGATGAGAATGATTGTCATCCAAGCCAAG AACGCCAAATGGAGGAACCGGTTGCTGGGTTTCCCTTTCTGAGAATTAAGGACATGCCACTGTTCAGCACACAGAATCACACAAGGAAGGTTTTAACCTGCATTTACAATGGAACCAAAACTGCTTCAGCTATCATATGGAATTCCCTTTGGTGTCTTGAGCATGCCTTGTTCAAGAAAATCGAAGATGAAACCTTGGTTCCAGTCTTTCCCATAGGACCTCTTCAAAAGCACTATAGCAACTTTTCCACCAATGTTTTAAGTGAagagcagagttgtattgcttGGTTAGACAAACAAGCTCCAAGTTCTGTGGTCTATGTAAGCACTGGTAGTGTCATTACTATGTCGAAAGATGAACTATTAGAGATGGCTTGGGGGCTAGCCAATAGTGACCAACCCTTCCTGTGGGTGGTGAGGGCTTGTCTAGTCAATGGCTCAGATGGAGTTGAGCAGTTGCCTAGAGAATTTCATGAGGCTACCCGAAGTCGCTGCAGGATTGCTAGTTGGTTGCCACAGCAAAAAGTTTTGGCACACAAATCAATTGGATGCTTTTTGACTCATAACGGTTGGAACTCAACGATCGAGAGTATAGCAGAAGGCATTCCAATGCTTTGTTGGCCCCGAGTTGGGGATCAGAGGGTGAATGCAAGATTCGTTAGCCATGTCTGGAGGGTTGGCTTACAGTTGGAGGACAGATTGTTGAGAGATGAAATCGACAGGGCCATTCGAACACTCTTCATGGACGAAGAGGGTATCAAAATCCAAAAGCAAGCCAAGGAGTTAAAAAAGAACGTTGAAATCTCCCTGAGACAAGGAGGGGCTTCAAGTGATTTCTTAGCCAGATTAGTCAAGTACATTAGACTTCAAGAAACAATGATAAGGTTGTCAAATGCTTGA
- the LOC120074390 gene encoding UDP-glycosyltransferase 76B1-like isoform X3: MNEKELLISIIRQNVKDSTFRCRPQNHRRPIPHHGRTIIIFSEGHNHLISATLLSSCPLLLPYRYLSYSREHHVAPYFPHSILYQLASDDVLISVGFCFSEGIYVADDLQIFRIVLRTSSAANYIGLSILDENDCHPSQERQMEEPVAGFPFLRIKDMPLFSTQNHTRKVLTCIYNGTKTASAIIWNSLWCLEHALFKKIEDETLVPVFPIGPLQKHYSNFSTNVLSEEQSCIAWLDKQAPSSVVYVSTGSVITMSKDELLEMAWGLANSDQPFLWVVRACLVNGSDGVEQLPREFHEATRSRCRIASWLPQQKVLAHKSIGCFLTHNGWNSTIESIAEGIPMLCWPRVGDQRVNARFVSHVWRVGLQLEDRLLRDEIDRAIRTLFMDEEGIKIQKQAKELKKNVEISLRQGGASSDFLARLVKYIRLQETMIRLSNA, encoded by the exons ATGAACGAGAAAGAGCTTCTTATCTCTATCATTAGACAAAATGTGAAAGATTCGACCTTCCGTTGTCGCCCACAAAACCATAGACGACCGATTCCCCACCATGGCCGCACCATCATCATCTTCTCGGAGGGCCACAACCACCTCATCTCGGCCACTCTTTTGTCGTCctgtcctcttcttcttccctatcGTTATCTTTCTTATTCACGTGAACACCACGTGGCTCCCTACTTTCCGCATTCAATTCTCTACCAGTTGGCTTCAGATGATGTTCTG ATTTCAGTGGGGTTTTGCTTTTCGGAGGGAATATATG TTGCTGATGATCTGCAGATTTTTAGAATTGTTTTGCGGACAAGTAGTGCTGCAAACTACATCGGGCTATCAATTCTTGATGAGAATGATTGTCATCCAAGCCAAG AACGCCAAATGGAGGAACCGGTTGCTGGGTTTCCCTTTCTGAGAATTAAGGACATGCCACTGTTCAGCACACAGAATCACACAAGGAAGGTTTTAACCTGCATTTACAATGGAACCAAAACTGCTTCAGCTATCATATGGAATTCCCTTTGGTGTCTTGAGCATGCCTTGTTCAAGAAAATCGAAGATGAAACCTTGGTTCCAGTCTTTCCCATAGGACCTCTTCAAAAGCACTATAGCAACTTTTCCACCAATGTTTTAAGTGAagagcagagttgtattgcttGGTTAGACAAACAAGCTCCAAGTTCTGTGGTCTATGTAAGCACTGGTAGTGTCATTACTATGTCGAAAGATGAACTATTAGAGATGGCTTGGGGGCTAGCCAATAGTGACCAACCCTTCCTGTGGGTGGTGAGGGCTTGTCTAGTCAATGGCTCAGATGGAGTTGAGCAGTTGCCTAGAGAATTTCATGAGGCTACCCGAAGTCGCTGCAGGATTGCTAGTTGGTTGCCACAGCAAAAAGTTTTGGCACACAAATCAATTGGATGCTTTTTGACTCATAACGGTTGGAACTCAACGATCGAGAGTATAGCAGAAGGCATTCCAATGCTTTGTTGGCCCCGAGTTGGGGATCAGAGGGTGAATGCAAGATTCGTTAGCCATGTCTGGAGGGTTGGCTTACAGTTGGAGGACAGATTGTTGAGAGATGAAATCGACAGGGCCATTCGAACACTCTTCATGGACGAAGAGGGTATCAAAATCCAAAAGCAAGCCAAGGAGTTAAAAAAGAACGTTGAAATCTCCCTGAGACAAGGAGGGGCTTCAAGTGATTTCTTAGCCAGATTAGTCAAGTACATTAGACTTCAAGAAACAATGATAAGGTTGTCAAATGCTTGA
- the LOC120074390 gene encoding UDP-glycosyltransferase 76B1-like isoform X4, whose product MAVWGRFQWGFAFRREYMVFFVDFSFVVTMVASLICLESQALAVADDLQIFRIVLRTSSAANYIGLSILDENDCHPSQERQMEEPVAGFPFLRIKDMPLFSTQNHTRKVLTCIYNGTKTASAIIWNSLWCLEHALFKKIEDETLVPVFPIGPLQKHYSNFSTNVLSEEQSCIAWLDKQAPSSVVYVSTGSVITMSKDELLEMAWGLANSDQPFLWVVRACLVNGSDGVEQLPREFHEATRSRCRIASWLPQQKVLAHKSIGCFLTHNGWNSTIESIAEGIPMLCWPRVGDQRVNARFVSHVWRVGLQLEDRLLRDEIDRAIRTLFMDEEGIKIQKQAKELKKNVEISLRQGGASSDFLARLVKYIRLQETMIRLSNA is encoded by the exons ATGGCCGTTTGGGGCAGATTTCAGTGGGGTTTTGCTTTTCGGAGGGAATATATGGTATTCTTCGTTGATTTTTCATTTGTGGTTACAATGGTTGCCTCTTTGATTTGTTTGGAATCTCAAGCACTTG CAGTTGCTGATGATCTGCAGATTTTTAGAATTGTTTTGCGGACAAGTAGTGCTGCAAACTACATCGGGCTATCAATTCTTGATGAGAATGATTGTCATCCAAGCCAAG AACGCCAAATGGAGGAACCGGTTGCTGGGTTTCCCTTTCTGAGAATTAAGGACATGCCACTGTTCAGCACACAGAATCACACAAGGAAGGTTTTAACCTGCATTTACAATGGAACCAAAACTGCTTCAGCTATCATATGGAATTCCCTTTGGTGTCTTGAGCATGCCTTGTTCAAGAAAATCGAAGATGAAACCTTGGTTCCAGTCTTTCCCATAGGACCTCTTCAAAAGCACTATAGCAACTTTTCCACCAATGTTTTAAGTGAagagcagagttgtattgcttGGTTAGACAAACAAGCTCCAAGTTCTGTGGTCTATGTAAGCACTGGTAGTGTCATTACTATGTCGAAAGATGAACTATTAGAGATGGCTTGGGGGCTAGCCAATAGTGACCAACCCTTCCTGTGGGTGGTGAGGGCTTGTCTAGTCAATGGCTCAGATGGAGTTGAGCAGTTGCCTAGAGAATTTCATGAGGCTACCCGAAGTCGCTGCAGGATTGCTAGTTGGTTGCCACAGCAAAAAGTTTTGGCACACAAATCAATTGGATGCTTTTTGACTCATAACGGTTGGAACTCAACGATCGAGAGTATAGCAGAAGGCATTCCAATGCTTTGTTGGCCCCGAGTTGGGGATCAGAGGGTGAATGCAAGATTCGTTAGCCATGTCTGGAGGGTTGGCTTACAGTTGGAGGACAGATTGTTGAGAGATGAAATCGACAGGGCCATTCGAACACTCTTCATGGACGAAGAGGGTATCAAAATCCAAAAGCAAGCCAAGGAGTTAAAAAAGAACGTTGAAATCTCCCTGAGACAAGGAGGGGCTTCAAGTGATTTCTTAGCCAGATTAGTCAAGTACATTAGACTTCAAGAAACAATGATAAGGTTGTCAAATGCTTGA
- the LOC120074390 gene encoding UDP-glycosyltransferase 76B1-like isoform X5 translates to MAVWGRFQWGFAFRREYMVFFVDFSFVVTMVASLICLESQALVADDLQIFRIVLRTSSAANYIGLSILDENDCHPSQERQMEEPVAGFPFLRIKDMPLFSTQNHTRKVLTCIYNGTKTASAIIWNSLWCLEHALFKKIEDETLVPVFPIGPLQKHYSNFSTNVLSEEQSCIAWLDKQAPSSVVYVSTGSVITMSKDELLEMAWGLANSDQPFLWVVRACLVNGSDGVEQLPREFHEATRSRCRIASWLPQQKVLAHKSIGCFLTHNGWNSTIESIAEGIPMLCWPRVGDQRVNARFVSHVWRVGLQLEDRLLRDEIDRAIRTLFMDEEGIKIQKQAKELKKNVEISLRQGGASSDFLARLVKYIRLQETMIRLSNA, encoded by the exons ATGGCCGTTTGGGGCAGATTTCAGTGGGGTTTTGCTTTTCGGAGGGAATATATGGTATTCTTCGTTGATTTTTCATTTGTGGTTACAATGGTTGCCTCTTTGATTTGTTTGGAATCTCAAGCACTTG TTGCTGATGATCTGCAGATTTTTAGAATTGTTTTGCGGACAAGTAGTGCTGCAAACTACATCGGGCTATCAATTCTTGATGAGAATGATTGTCATCCAAGCCAAG AACGCCAAATGGAGGAACCGGTTGCTGGGTTTCCCTTTCTGAGAATTAAGGACATGCCACTGTTCAGCACACAGAATCACACAAGGAAGGTTTTAACCTGCATTTACAATGGAACCAAAACTGCTTCAGCTATCATATGGAATTCCCTTTGGTGTCTTGAGCATGCCTTGTTCAAGAAAATCGAAGATGAAACCTTGGTTCCAGTCTTTCCCATAGGACCTCTTCAAAAGCACTATAGCAACTTTTCCACCAATGTTTTAAGTGAagagcagagttgtattgcttGGTTAGACAAACAAGCTCCAAGTTCTGTGGTCTATGTAAGCACTGGTAGTGTCATTACTATGTCGAAAGATGAACTATTAGAGATGGCTTGGGGGCTAGCCAATAGTGACCAACCCTTCCTGTGGGTGGTGAGGGCTTGTCTAGTCAATGGCTCAGATGGAGTTGAGCAGTTGCCTAGAGAATTTCATGAGGCTACCCGAAGTCGCTGCAGGATTGCTAGTTGGTTGCCACAGCAAAAAGTTTTGGCACACAAATCAATTGGATGCTTTTTGACTCATAACGGTTGGAACTCAACGATCGAGAGTATAGCAGAAGGCATTCCAATGCTTTGTTGGCCCCGAGTTGGGGATCAGAGGGTGAATGCAAGATTCGTTAGCCATGTCTGGAGGGTTGGCTTACAGTTGGAGGACAGATTGTTGAGAGATGAAATCGACAGGGCCATTCGAACACTCTTCATGGACGAAGAGGGTATCAAAATCCAAAAGCAAGCCAAGGAGTTAAAAAAGAACGTTGAAATCTCCCTGAGACAAGGAGGGGCTTCAAGTGATTTCTTAGCCAGATTAGTCAAGTACATTAGACTTCAAGAAACAATGATAAGGTTGTCAAATGCTTGA
- the LOC120074390 gene encoding UDP-glycosyltransferase 76B1-like isoform X1, with amino-acid sequence MEKKQKEKKGHLVLVPCPLPSHTSPMLHLAKLLHSQGFSITIIHTQLNSPNQSHYPEFSFESIGGSLLESYSAFDGDVMLFLSELNMKCEIPFHDCLIKMQLGSQYNPISCIIYDSVMYFSAAVADDLQIFRIVLRTSSAANYIGLSILDENDCHPSQERQMEEPVAGFPFLRIKDMPLFSTQNHTRKVLTCIYNGTKTASAIIWNSLWCLEHALFKKIEDETLVPVFPIGPLQKHYSNFSTNVLSEEQSCIAWLDKQAPSSVVYVSTGSVITMSKDELLEMAWGLANSDQPFLWVVRACLVNGSDGVEQLPREFHEATRSRCRIASWLPQQKVLAHKSIGCFLTHNGWNSTIESIAEGIPMLCWPRVGDQRVNARFVSHVWRVGLQLEDRLLRDEIDRAIRTLFMDEEGIKIQKQAKELKKNVEISLRQGGASSDFLARLVKYIRLQETMIRLSNA; translated from the exons ATggagaagaagcaaaaagagaaaaaagggcATTTGGTGCTTGTTCCTTGCCCTTTACCAAGCCACACGTCTCCCATGCTTCACTTAGCCAAACTTCTTCACTCTCAGGGTTTCTCTATTACCATAATTCACACACAACTTAACTCTCCAAATCAATCTCATTACCCTGAGTTCTCTTTTGAATCCATCGGTGGTAGCCTGTTGGAGAGCTACAGTGCCTTTGATGGGGATGTTATGCTTTTTCTTTCAGAACTCAACATGAAGTGTGAAATCCCATTCCATGACTGTTTGATAAAAATGCAATTGGGCAGTCAATACAATCCAATCTCCTGTATAATATATGACTCCGTTATGTATTTTTCTGCAGCAGTTGCTGATGATCTGCAGATTTTTAGAATTGTTTTGCGGACAAGTAGTGCTGCAAACTACATCGGGCTATCAATTCTTGATGAGAATGATTGTCATCCAAGCCAAG AACGCCAAATGGAGGAACCGGTTGCTGGGTTTCCCTTTCTGAGAATTAAGGACATGCCACTGTTCAGCACACAGAATCACACAAGGAAGGTTTTAACCTGCATTTACAATGGAACCAAAACTGCTTCAGCTATCATATGGAATTCCCTTTGGTGTCTTGAGCATGCCTTGTTCAAGAAAATCGAAGATGAAACCTTGGTTCCAGTCTTTCCCATAGGACCTCTTCAAAAGCACTATAGCAACTTTTCCACCAATGTTTTAAGTGAagagcagagttgtattgcttGGTTAGACAAACAAGCTCCAAGTTCTGTGGTCTATGTAAGCACTGGTAGTGTCATTACTATGTCGAAAGATGAACTATTAGAGATGGCTTGGGGGCTAGCCAATAGTGACCAACCCTTCCTGTGGGTGGTGAGGGCTTGTCTAGTCAATGGCTCAGATGGAGTTGAGCAGTTGCCTAGAGAATTTCATGAGGCTACCCGAAGTCGCTGCAGGATTGCTAGTTGGTTGCCACAGCAAAAAGTTTTGGCACACAAATCAATTGGATGCTTTTTGACTCATAACGGTTGGAACTCAACGATCGAGAGTATAGCAGAAGGCATTCCAATGCTTTGTTGGCCCCGAGTTGGGGATCAGAGGGTGAATGCAAGATTCGTTAGCCATGTCTGGAGGGTTGGCTTACAGTTGGAGGACAGATTGTTGAGAGATGAAATCGACAGGGCCATTCGAACACTCTTCATGGACGAAGAGGGTATCAAAATCCAAAAGCAAGCCAAGGAGTTAAAAAAGAACGTTGAAATCTCCCTGAGACAAGGAGGGGCTTCAAGTGATTTCTTAGCCAGATTAGTCAAGTACATTAGACTTCAAGAAACAATGATAAGGTTGTCAAATGCTTGA